From a region of the Zingiber officinale cultivar Zhangliang chromosome 4B, Zo_v1.1, whole genome shotgun sequence genome:
- the LOC121976758 gene encoding protein ALP1-like isoform X1 — MARPPFNSRSQNLMCTLWVTHIILMAVMVLIFYQHSYRIYRRTKICRIKNKEEKRIKRMQWIFSLTKESDAFCISELRMDRRTFEILCDMVRDIGGLKDTRNASVDEIVAFFIYVLAHHKKNRTISLLFHRSQETVSRHFNLCLHAILKLHHILLQTPEPISENCEDDRWKPFKGCLGALDGTFIPVTPPKEEKQRYRTRKGGIATNVLGVCSPNMQFIYVLPGWEGSAHDGRVLRDAISRPTGLKVPQGCYYLVDAGYCNSSGFLAPYRGHRYHLNEFDGHRPETPEEYFNMKHSRARNVIERCFGLLKGRWKILASPSFFPIQTQVRIIISCCLLHNLIRKFMSTDPQESIEDDEESEDEESDDDDEVEYIRTIAPTDQWNAFRNNMAIEMFNNWRNGVFNMG, encoded by the exons ATGGCACGACCTCCTTTTAATAGCAGAAGTCAAAATTTAATGTGCACATTGTGGGTTACACATATTATACTTATGGCTGTTATGGTTCTCATATTCTATCAACATTCGTATCGAATATATCGACGTACTAAAATTTGCCGAATAAAAAATAAGGAAGAAAAACGAATTAAGCGAATGCAATGGATATTTAGCCTTACAAAAGAGAGTGATGCATTTTGTATTAGTGAACTCCGCATGGATAGACGAACCTTTGAGATATTATGTGATATGGTAAGAGACATTGGGGGATTAAAAGACACAAGAAATGCGTCTGTTGATGAAATTGTTGCATTTTTTATCTATGTTCTGGCACATCACAAGAAAAACAGAACAATTAGTCTACTTTTTCATCGAAGTCAAGAGACTGTGAGCCGTCACTTCAATCTGTGTCTTCATGCAATTTTGAAGCTTCACCACATATTACTCCAAACACCAGAACCTATATCCGAAAACTGTGAAGATGACAGATGGAAACCATTTAAG GGTTGCTTAGGCGCGTTAGATGGTACTTTTATTCCAGTAACACCTCCTAAAGAAGAAAAACAACGTTATCGTACAAGGAAAGGAGGTATAGCGACAAATGTGTTGGGAGTATGTTCCCCAAATATGCAATTTATATATGTGTTACCTGGATGGGAAGGTTCTGCTCACGACGGTCGTGTTCTTCGTGATGCCATTAGTAGGCCTACTGGGCTTAAAGTTCCTCAag GTTGTTACTACTTGGTGGATGCTGGTTATTGTAATTCTTCTGGATTTCTTGCGCCTTATCGTGGACATAGGTATCATCTTAATGAGTTTGATGGTCATCGACCCGAGACTCCGGAAGAATATTTTAATATGAAGCATTCTCGAGCAAGAAATGTAATTGAGAGGTGTTTTGGTTTGTTGAAGGGGCGTTGGAAAATTCTAGCATCCCCTTCTTTCTTCCCAATACAAACCCAAGTCCGTATTATTATTTCCTGTTGTCTACTCCATAATCTGATTCGCAAATTTATGAGTACAGATCCTCAGGAATCTATAGAGGATGATGAAGAAAGCGAAGATGAGGAAagcgatgatgatgatgaagtggAATACATACGAACAATTGCCCCAACTGACCAGTGGAATGCGTTCAGAAATAATATGGCAATTGAAATGTTTAATAATTGGAGAAATGGAGTTTTTAATATGGGATGA
- the LOC121976758 gene encoding uncharacterized protein LOC121976758 isoform X2 yields the protein MMKSSTVDVHNQETNEVEYGRGKNKRFWTEEESWVLIRCLQDMATDPLWKTDGGFKNNYMNEIRRLMVQKLPQLIIEVKHIDSRIKFLKGRYHAINEMCKQSGCSWNDVEKKIACEFTWYTEWIKIHKDAKGLYNVSFPYFTDLDMVYGKDRATGDVAEDPLAAEQNLGNATVTLTVTDESDSNTEIEFLSTMESLPSNSSSSSAAKKKCTHQVHKASKKTKFAPVKNAETEYKEFNDEIRGFMKSLDGHLSTMSTWMQGTTSRMPQVLELLEKHGFSGPDKYKASKVICQDPLNIDLLFSLDSTEVREYVLTLI from the exons ATGATGAAAAGTAGTACAGTGGATGTGCATAACCAAGAGACAAATGAAGTGGAATACGGAAGAGGCAAGAATAAGCGATTTTGGACAGAGGAGGAAAGTTGGGTTTTAATTAGATGTTTACAAGATATGGCCACTGATCCTCTTTGGAAAACAGATGGTGGTTTTAAGAACAATTACATGAATGAGATAAGAAGattaatggtgcaaaagttacccCAGTTGATAATTGAAGTGAAACACATTGACTCTAGGATCAAGTTCTTGAAGGGAAGGTACCATGCTATTAATGAAATGTGCAAGCAGAGTGGATGTTCTTGGAATGATGTTGAAAAAAAGATTGCTTGTGAATTTACATGGTATACCGAATGGATTAAG ATTCACAAAGATGCTAAGGGCTTATATAATGTCTCATTCCCTTACTTTACGGATTTGGATATGGTGTATGGCAAGGATCGAGCAACGGGAGATGTGGCTGAAGATCCACTTGCTGCTGAGCAGAATTTAGGAAATGCTACTGTTACTTTGACTGTGACAGATGAGAGTGATTCCAacactgaaattgaatttttatcTACCATGGAGTCACTGCCATCTAATTCTTCCAGTTCATCTGCTGCCAAGAAAAAATGCACTCATCAAGTTCATAAAGCTTCAAAGAAAACCAAGTTTGCACCAGTGAAGAATGCTGAAACTGAGTATAAGGAATTTAATGATGAAATTCGGGGTTTTATGAAGAGTCTTGATGGTCACCTTAGCACAATGTCAACTTGGATGCAAGGTACAACCTCAAGAATGCCACAAGTTCTTGAACTGCTAGAAAAGCATGGGTTCAGTGGTCCAGATAAGTACAAGGCTTCTAAAGTAATTTGTCAAGATCCTTTGAATATTGACTTGTTATTCAGTTTAGATTCCACTGAAGTGAGGGAATATGTGCTCACTTTAATATAA